One genomic region from Strix aluco isolate bStrAlu1 chromosome 25, bStrAlu1.hap1, whole genome shotgun sequence encodes:
- the G0S2 gene encoding G0/G1 switch protein 2 gives METMHELIPFAKEMLSQKPNRKMVKLYVLGSVLAFLGVVIGLVETVCSPFTSEGRLEEEEEKTPAPRREQMLPQKQEDLILEKSKKPGAMPRALVTRQHAS, from the coding sequence ATGGAAACCATGCATGAGCTGATCCCCTTCGCCAAAGAAATGCTCAGCCAGAAGCCCAACAGGAAGATGGTGAAGCTGTACGTGCTGGGCAGCGTGCTGGCCTTCCTCGGGGTGGTTATCGGCCTGGTGGAGACAGTGTGCAGCCCCTTCACCTCGGAAGGAAGgctagaggaggaggaggagaagacacCTGCCCCGAGGAGAGAGCAGATGCTTCCCCAGAAACAGGAGGATTTGATCTTGGAAAAGAGCAAGAAGCCGGGGGCGATGCCGAGGGCCCTGGTGACCCGGCAGCACGCGTCCTGA